ACCTGTGCGTAAAATTTtgcttccttccacccaccccttttctccCCCCTTACATTCCATTCAGGGCCTTGACGCTGGCCACGCGGTCTTGGAAGCCGTGAGCCCACAGGCTGGGTACGTCGTCCTCCACAATCTCCATCTTCCTCCCGCCGTAGTTGATGTTTTCAAACAGGTGGATCTTGTGGTCCGGACTGTCCTGGTGGAGGGAAGGAGTGGGGTTAGCAGGTGAGTGGGGGGCTCAGTCCCTCAaagaacacccacccaccccagggaCCGCAATAGACACATGCAGGAAGCCTCGGGTTCAGCTCCTGGGCCTCTCCAGCTTAATGGCTCTTGAGGAAGAGTGATGGGGAAGACCCTCCATGGAGAGGCAAACCTTGATGCTCCTTCCCATGCTGGGCTAAGCTGGAGAAAGGGTATGATCTGATCTTCaagtcctgtcctgtcctgtcctgtcctgtccttccttccttccttccttccttccttccttccttttccttccttccttccttccttccttccttttccttccttccttccttccttccttccttccttccttccttccttccttccttccttccttccttccttccttccttccttccttcctttaaatcACAGCTCTCAGAAacaggctgtggaattctgggatttcaCTCCATGAAAACcaggtttccaagctttgcagCTTTCATTGTGTTCAAGGCACTCGCACAAAATGGAAGGAGGCGTTCTTGGCTGCATCTGTCCATGGACCTTTTCTTTGTGAACTGTTTTGCTTGCTGGAGGCTCGAGGGCTCATTTTtcaaaggaaagggaagcagcagcagcagaagaaaaagaagatgatggGAAAGATGCTGCCCATCCAGTGGACAATCCGGGATTAGGCAGACAAACAGTCCGTTGGTGTTAAGAGGACAAAGCAAGATAAACGGGGTGATGCCGCAGGGTGTTTTAACCCCTGCACTGgcaaagggggagggaaaaggcAGCGCCCCAGGCCAAGCTGAGCCTCTGGCCAAGGGCAGACCTCAGGACGGAGGAGAGGCACAGAATGGTGTGATCCTGTTCCAGCTTTTGCAGACCAGAGCTGGGTTGcctttccttgccccccccccaacaggttTTGGCCTTCAGCTTTTAGGATTCCTGACACCCAAACCATTTTGGAGGCTGAGACACCCTGATCCAGGAGGGCAAGCAGGTGCAGGGGGTCAAGGCTTGGCTTCGCTTATGGGGACTGCTTGCCATGGAGGTCACGTGCTGGGGAGCCATGGCAAGGGGTGGGGATGTCTCTTGCCCGGACCATGTCTTGCACAGGGTGGCTGGAAACAGGGCATGGAGCAGGATGGGATCAGGGTCTAACCCTGCATGGAAACTTGATCTCTCTGCAGCAGGAGAGGACAttttactctcccccccccccccgagttgcATTTCTGTTGTTggctgtttcctttcttttttagtgTCCAGACACAGAGCGAGACCTTCAGCAGACACATTTCTGCTGCATCCTCAGCTGGTGGTTGTAAGCCATGGCCTTGAGATTAGCTACTTGTTGcaggctttaaaaacaaacaaacagaaaaacaaacctcCCAGCGGTTAGATTGCTTTCACCTTTGAGGGACTGTTTTTTACCCGGTCaatgcagtgtgtgtgtatgtgtacacctATGGTATtccattcacacacacccctcctcacgatccctttctgtctctcttccaCTCCACCCACTTAAGCTTTGCTTTGGTTCAGTTTTTTTGGTGAGCCAAGAGGCCCAGAAgcagaaaaggcctcctctggtTCTCGCAGGAAGCAGCGATTTCTCACAGGACGAGAAGGAAGTTCAAGAAACAGCCCGCCCTGCAAAGAGGGACCGTTTGAGGCCACCCTCAAGCGTTTGGAGTCTCCCTGCATCCCAAAATCACCCCACACCTCTCCCACTGCCAGGTTTTAGAGGGTTCCAGTTTTGCCCCTCTCCTTTAGAGAGCAACCCGGGACTTGCTCTTTGTCCACACATGCATAGAAACCTTCCCACATGTGCTTGCTGTTCACCCCGATCCCCACTTGCACTTGCACCTCAACCCGAGCCCCGGGCACAGGCGACAGAGCTACAGACATGGCGCAAGCTGACCACCATGGGGCCtcttcttggtgtgtgtgtggggggggggggctgctgtattACTCACAATCAGGAGGGGACGGATGGAGAGGAGGCTGTCACTGCTGTGGCTGTTGGACCAGGAATCCCAGCGAGGGTAGTCCCCCTTCTCCAACACAAACTGCTCCCCACTGAAGGCCTGGCGCTCAAACCCCAGCCAGCTGTGATCAGGTTTGGGggggagcgagagagagagagagagagagagagagagagagaggaagggatggaGAGTCAGTGGGTTCCACTGGGCAACATGGAGCAGAGCCGGGAGGTGGAGGGCTGTTCCAAAGATCCCCCAGCCGGTCTGAAGGGTTCAAGAACTGCAGTCAACCCAGGTCTTTCCTGCTTCTCACTTTGCTTTCATTGGCATTTTTTAAGCCACCCTGAGGGTCTCTTTCATAATCAGGCAAGTTTCCCTTGCCCCACCCACTCTCTGCGGGTCCAACAGAGAGGGCCTGTGAGTGTTCATGGGGACCCCGTGTGGAGTAATTGGGAGGGGCTCCCCCTTTTAGAACGGCCTGGCCATGAAGGCCTCTCCCCGGAGTCGTTCCCAACAGGCCGAGCCCGGCCAGCGCCTTGCCTGGCGTCCCTGCCCAAACAGACCGCCCGAGAGGGTCCCATCCGCTCAGCAGCCCCAGAACCTCGCCTGCCTCCGTTATAACGTGACCcacaggcctccccccccccccggggcagtgCACGGTGacccccaaaaagaaagaaagagcaggcCAGGGCCTTTGCTTGGCCCGAAGAGGAAGGCGGCCCTCATGCTGTGCCTCCAGCGCAAAGTCTCCTGGtgattaaaaactgttttggaaaATCTTGGGGGCTCTCAGATTAAGGGCGGGGGGGAGGCCAGCCCGCCTCTCGCCTTCAGGAGCgttctcgctctcgctctctctttctcacacgcGGGCgcgcgcaggcaggcaggcaggcgggcacgCGGAGAGCGGGAGGTCACTCACGGGCCGGCTTCCACCCGGACGGAGCCCACTTTCTCCAGGTCCTTCTCGGTGAGGTTGGGGCTCTCTTCGGTCAGCTCGCACTTCCGGCCTTGGAAGTTCTCCATCTCGTACAGCGTGACctgcgggagggggggggcgagAAGGCGGGTTCAAGCTTGGCAGAGACCagcgggtttttttaaaaaaataggacgTCAGGACGAGGGAATCATCTGGGGATGGGCATTTGTTTCGGGAAAAGAAAAGCGCGGAGGGTTTGCCCGCAAGGACTTGGGGTGggacttggggtgggggtgggggttcggAGGGGGAGCCAACCAAGCTCCGGCCCCGGGGTTGCGATacagcccaccccccaccccaaagaggACCCCCTCCCACCGGCCCGGCCCAACCGGCTTCACGGCTCTGAAAGCGGCCGCTCTCCCGCAAGGAAAGCTCTGGCCTCGGCGCCCTTCCGACCCCCCGTCGGTCCGcgaggggaaccccccccccccttggtgccTGGGCTCTGGGCCGCCCGCCCACCCCAGCAGGGACCGGGCACCGTCCCGGAGAAGGTTAGACCCTGTTGGTGCAGAAGACGGGCAGGCCGTGGGTGAGGTGGACGAACGCTGCCCGGTGTGGGACGGAGGGAGGCCACGCGGCGAATCCTGGCCGGGAGAGGCTCCGGGAAGCGCCGCCAGGGAGACGAGGGGCGCTCCGAGAAGGAGGAAGCCATCGGGTCCCCCTCGGAGCCCAAGGGCCGCGCAGCTTCAAGCCCCCCAGCGCCTGAAGGGCATCCGCTGCCCCCTTCCTCTCTAACTGGAGGCAACTGGGAGAGCAGAACAGAACGTGGCCTGGGAGGGGCGGCTAAGCGGTGTCAGGAGGACAGCcacgagccccccccccgcccctccaccCCAACCCCGGTGAGGACGCCCCAGggccctccgggggggggggctccgcgAGGTCTTGCGGGCCACGGGGCGGCCCCCGGGGAGCCCTCCAAAGGCCCGCCTGTCGCCAGCCCCGGGCGTCCTGGGCCAGGGAACCCGGAGAGAGCAAGGGCGCCACCTCGTGTCCGGATCCGGGAGCTGCAGCAGCCTGGAGCCCCGTCTGGCCGGCGGTcggagaaggcgggggggggggggagctgaggtCGAGGTTTTTCCCTGGAAGGTGTCCCGAAGGGCTGGacccggccggggggggggcgagcaggAGGGCGGCGAAGGAAACCAGCCTGGGCCCTACCTTGTAAGTGGGTCCCGCTTCCTCCGGGCTTTCGGCCGTGGCCATTTCCTCGGGTGGGCTGTGCTGTTCGGTCATGGTGCCTGCAAagccccgccgcccccccccccccccagcgagagAGGGTTAGCAGCCCATAGAGGAAAACATtcgcttctctcccccccccccccccagcaaaagcAAAGGTTTTCCAGCCTGGGCTGGCTTTTCGGCGACCGGGAGGAGAGGGAGGCGGGCGGTCCTCTTTCGGGGAGCCTCAAGTTAATTTGGGAGAGAAGCCTGGCCgagctgccccctccctcccgggGGGGCACCCCAGAGGCTGAAGGATGGCCTGAAGGTGGCCAAGAGTGATGGGGGGGGCTTGAAGCAGTAGaggcctggggaggggggggaagagacggaAGCGCTGGCGTTCTTCGGCTGGGGGGGGCAGTTGCAGGCCTGCTGTGAACTCTCCCTTTGTTTGCCATCAGTGAAGGCTGAGGGGGGCtgtctggtgggggggggggtagcggGTGGTCAGGCCTGGGTGGACATGTTCTGGCCCTGCATAGCAGATGTTGAGCCTGAGCTGCTGCCCCCCcttactacccccccccccgcccagcatGTGTTCCTCCTGCTGCCACTGAGTCAGGTGGTTGCAAAAGTCTTTTTGGGACGACCACTGCCAgagcccccccacctcaccctcaGCAacggattctgggagctgtccttTTAGAAATAAACTCCCCAAataaaccccaccccacccccaattctggCGGATATAAATCCCCCCATCTTTGTGGGCCGTCTTTTCACTGCAAGCCGTGGAAGGGGAGGCAGAGGCACCGTTTGAACACCCCACCAGTTTTTCTTGGGAGGGGCTCCTGGGACGCCATGGCCAGGCTTCCTTGGGGGCTTTCCTGGTTTCCCCCAGGCTTCAAGAAGCCAGCGGgagcctccctctcccccccccttagcaAAACTGCTGGCATCACCCCATAGAACCATTTCTGCACAAGGGTGCCCCAACGctgtggccgggggggggagagaaaagcccccccacccccacccccctaaGTACCACCAAGGAAACGATTTGCCCctactttggggaggggggcaggggaatGGGGGTGGCATACCTCCTCTCCCAGGTGGTGTTGGAAGCTCTGGCGGGCCAGGCTGGCTCAGGGGCAGGGTTATTTATGGGGCCCTCTCTGCCCCCAGCCCAGGCTTTCCAGGGGTGCTGAGGCAGCAGCCGCCGCCTCGGCCTCCCTCCCCAGACCCCACCCACCGCGTGGCACTTCAATAGCAAAGGGCTTGACTCCACACTATGGCCCCATTATGCGGGCCGAGGGCTGCTGGCCGCCGGTTTAGAGAAGATTAGCGGTCCGGCCCATCAGCATGTTGGCGGTGCTCCTTGCCAGAACCTCACAGATGTTCTGGGTCAGcagttttgcagtgtgggttcaTCTAAAATGCAGGCCCTCATGACAGCCCCACCACAGCGGCCCACTCCAGGcaacagagagaaacagagagacggGGGGGGTGTCTGTTTGCGGCCTTTGCGCGGGGGAACCTCAAGAAGGCTTTCGAGGCCTCTAAACACGCACTTAGGGCCAAACTCATGTCTAAAAATCAAGCGTGGAACTGCCACAGGCTGGCGCGGCCCACAGAAGAAGCCAACGCTTGCCAGGGCGTTCCAAACAGCCTCTCGCCCTGGTCAGCTGCGCGGGGATCTCCCGTGAGGGCCAACGGTGGTCAAAGAGGGAGAGTGATGCTGCTTCTGGGCTGCCACAGAGCTGGGGATTTGGGGCGCGCCGGAAGGGCCCGACTGGCTGCCTACAGTCGGGGGTGGCATATGCCTCACACAGCAGGCAGGCCTTCACGAGAGCTCTTTGGGAGAATCTGCAGCCATGTAAAGGCTCTTATAGCAAACGCAACGGAGAGTCTACCTTGTGGCACTCGAAAAACGGACATGTTTTATTTGGGTGAAATTTGATGGACAGCATTTCAGTGCCTTGTCTGAGCACAAAAACGAAGAGGGCCTGGCTGTGCAGAATCCATGTCTGAGGGTCCCTGTGGGAGGGCTGTCTCGGGGAACGCGCCTCAACCAGTGGTGGCTTGACATGTTTGTTCTCTCAATAGCcaccccccacgcacacacacacacctcccatactcttatttttatttattttatttatttcctaatTTCTGTTCTTGGATCCTAGAATCATGAAACggaaaggggcctctaaggtcatcaagcccaaccccctgctagAGATAGGTATCCAAATCAAGCGTTAactgccagatggttgtctaagtttctcttgaatgcctccagggttgacgtgctcaccacctcctgaggaaaACTGGCTCCCCTGTCTGGCTGCTCTAACAGTCTGTTAACAGACGTTTTCCCCCAATATCCAGCCGAAACCTGCCTTCCTGGAACTTGCACCCACTCTGGGGTGATGGAGAAAAAGCCACATTTAAACAGAAGggacacaaagagaaagaaagaaagaaagaaagaaagaaagaaagaaagaaagaaagaaagaaagaaagaaagaaagaaagactctcAGGCCTTGTCGTTCTGAaccatttgttttttatttgacaTTGTTAAGTTTGAACATTTCTCAGTAGTAAAAACTACCAAAATACAGCATTTCAGTGCCTTGTCCGAGCATCAAAGCAAAGAGGGCCTGGCAGTCCAGAATCGGCCACGCGCCCCTCCCTGCCGGCCATAATCCCAGCCTATTATGTGAGGCGAGCAAACGGCCCCGGGCTcagctcccccaccccagctgcAAACATTCCACCAAAAGCAATGCGGATGGACAGACAGTCAATCGCCACCCccattccaaccccccccccagcagaggaGGAGGGTCCAGCCTGGCCCGGCCCACGGCCCAAGCAGGCTGAGAGCCACTGGGGTGTGTGCGAGTCGGATGGGATGGGAGAGAAGGCCTGAGCACATCCTCGCAGGCTGAGGGGAAATCAGAAGGGAGCAAAAcggaaaaaaatcaagaataaaaacGAGGAAGATGGTTGAGACAGACCCAGGGAAGGGACGGCAAGGTCACCACCCCTTGAGAGCCGTCTCGCCCCACTTAGGAGGGTGGTTCCACTGAGGCCCCAGCCCAGCCAGCCCAGCGGACGCCACCTGGAAGCATCCTCAGCCTGAAGACATGGGGTCTGGGGTTGGGGGTGAACCAGGCAGACAGACACAGGCGAGCGCCAGCAGAAGCTACTCTTCCCAATGGGCATCCCCGGACGGACCCTCTGGCTAGAGAGAGAATCTGGGAGGTGTCAAGTTAAAACAAAGGTAACTTCTCTACTCTGTAACACACTCTCTCACtcttaaacacacaaacacacacacacacctgatggGAGCTCAAAAGGAGGTGGGGCTTGACCGGGACTCCTCCATGACTCAGgttttgctgctgccgccgctctGCCCCCaaccctctcccttccccccccccacctgcccatgGAAGCCCCCAAGCTCCAGATCTTGGGGAGGGGTGATAGAAAAAGGCAGGCGTGGGCGCGAAGggggcttctttctttcctagaaCAATTGGCACAGAGGCGAAGCGTGCCAGGAGGGGGGGTGGCTGCCCATCAGAGCTGCTTGTCTGGCAGCCACAGCAGCGTTTCAGCAGGCAGGCCAGAGAGGGAGAGGCTGGCTTCTTCAACGCAGGCCTACAGGCAGAGAACAGGCATCGGGCATGGGTACCTGTGCACGCAGAGGCAGCCCCTGCTGCTACCGGAGCCCGGCCTTGGCTTGGACCGCCGAGGCAGCTCCGCGCAGGCCTTCCTCTTCTGCCCCGTCCCGCCTGGAGGTGGCAGAGAGGGGGCACCAGGGTCCCAGGAAGAAGTCTTAATAGAGAAGCTTTCCTTTCCCAAAAAGAGGGCATTTCTGAGAAGAGCACTTgtggggtggggcggggtggggtgggcaggagagaggagagaagccACGGCGTATCTCACAGGTCCTGCTCCTCTTCCGAGTGGACCCCAGAGTGCAGAACCTGCAGGTGAGGAAGCCCCTTTCAaaggcaagcgggggggggggacctccctGCGAAGGTGAGGCGTTGCTTGAGCCCCTCTCTCTACGGTGGCTCCTTCTCCCGGCAAAAGTGCTTCCCGGGCGGCAGCTGTGGACCCCTTTCGAAGGAAGGAGGCGAGCAAAGCCAGGGGCCCCGGGGGGGGCGGCCCTTCCAAGTCACCCGTGCGGGCACACGGGCACGAAGGAGCAACCCCGGGTTCCCCTCCGACAGAGCGTCCACAATGAGGTAAAAAGGATTTCCAACACAACAGGAGGGAAAGTCCGCCAGCCTCCACCAATGCCACGCCATCGCTCAGGGTCAGCAAAAGATGGGCAGGCCACAGGCCCTTCCCGACTTTATTTTTTGAAACAACTAAAGAAATAGGGAGACAAGCACAACCCTGCCCTTAgtatttatggggggggggggaggaagatgtTTAGAGAAACAACACAGAGGGTTTCACAGGCAACCCTGATATTGACAAAGTTCCAGCTTCCTCTCATATCCCTTCCTTGGtcattatttaaaagaaaacacacaggTTATTTACAGCTATTTAATGAGGACAGGCTAACAGAGGTGGGCACCAACGAACAACTGATCGGTGGCTCAGTGCCCCGCCCCCTCTAGCAGGCGCCCATTCAGCAGCAGTgggcagaggaggcagggcagagcgCCGagctgcggatcagctgtttggccaggaaacgaACCATACCAAACCGCCAAACCCgtggttcgtgcccacctctagagGCTAACTTTATTGCTTTATCATCCCTCCTAGGAATGGGATCCTTGTCATAAAGTGGTTACTTTGTGTCCCAGCAAAACACATACAATCCCACGGAACAACAATAAAACATTTGATcctaaaaaaattaaggagaaaaaaaaaaagaaaacagcagcaaaagagAGTGGGGGAAGGGGAATCACATTGCTCTCTCTGACCACAAGGCTGGCCTACAAAGTTGTCAGTCAAAAAtatacttaaaaataataatccgtCAAGTTTTTCTTTTCAATATGGCAGTAAACGTCatcagtcctctctctctctcagtctcagtCTCTCAACCCCTCCTCCGGTGGGCACAGTCCACGCCCAAAGGATCCAgcccattcattcactcacttgCTGCAGCATCTCCCCAACGTCTTCTTTCATTCATAAATCCAGAGTCTCTCTGaccaccccgccccccccccagaaggcaACATTTAGGGTTCAGCCCTGGATTCTGTAGGGGGCAAACTCTGCAGAAGAAAGAGCCTGCCCGCCCTATGGCAATGCCAGTGCAGAGGCCGTCCCACGGTGAGGAGgtccccacacccacccacccacccaggccACCCCTTGAGGTGCCGGAGATCAACGCCCGGCCTCcgcctccccttcttcttcttcttcttcttcttcctcctcctccaccaacgAGGCCAGCCGTGGCGACAGATGGGAAGGCACACCGTGCACAGAGAGAGACGGAGGCAGGAAGCGACAGCgattgggggggcgggggagtgCCGGGGGGGCCTTGTGGGCCAGGAGTTAAGGCTTCCTCTGTGGCAAAGTTCTGCCTTCATGGCTTCCGTCTGGAAACTCAGGGACCGAAAGCACGGTTACGACAACACCTCCCCACAGAACAAGGAGTTTATAAATCAATCGTGGGGAAGTCTCCAGAAGAAGTCGGCCATGATCCACCCTTCTgcgaaaaaaagaggaaaaggttcAGTTTTAGAAACAGAATGAGCTCAAATTCAAGGCAATCCCAAAAACGAAAAGTTGTAATTCACTTTTCCCAGATAAAGCAGGTGCCCTTGTGCACAGAGGCCTTtaggcatattttaaaaattagtgaGCAAACCATTTTGGGTGAATTTAATGGCCTTCCTTAAAaccaaagggaaaagaagaagaaaatgtattcTAAGGAGCGCAAATGTCTCCAAGGAAAACAACTTCCATGTAAacctttggatttttttaacatttacattTGACTCTGTGTACTCTGTTCATGTATTTCCctcataaaaatatttcttttcagcCAATTTTAGCTACtgggaaacattttaaatatttataaagcATGCAAAATCAACACAAGGCCGTttcaaaaagcaaatgaaagttAAGTACACATTCAAACAGAGCGTAAGCACTCATCCTAAATGCACGTTGTTTCGTTGGTAGTTCAGGTCCCTTACGTTTGGCTCCTGAGGGAACATAAAATAACTTCACCTAGCTATATGCCCCTTGCCCCGCTCACCTTCAGgccgtggggtgtgtgtgtgtgtgtgtgtgtcacacctGGTCCTCGTACTGGCTCTGCCGCTTCCTGGACCTCAGCTCCTTCAGCCACTGTGGCGACGGGGGGCCCTCCGCCCTGCAAGGCAGCAAAACCACCTCCATGGGTCACgactctgtgtgtgtctgtgtgagccccccccacacacacacacacagagagattggGAAACGGGTGGGCACAGGCCACCACCACCCACGACCGGCCTGCTGCCCCCTCCTCACCTCTCCTCTCTCTCGGGGCCCTTGGGCAACGTCCTGCCTCCGGAGGGACCCGCCTGAAGCGGAGACTTGGGCGACCGGGAGGGGTGCGCGGAGGGGCCTTCTCCTGCGGCTTCCGGTTCGTGCCGCTTCCTGAGCTGAGCCTGGATGGAGAGCcgggtgggggtgaggggggcGAGAAACCTTTCGTGAATTCCACCCCCCAAGACAGAGTGTGTCTTGGGAGGGGGGGTCACCACGAAGAGGGAGGCCTCCGTCGCTGATGGCCTCCTGGCTCGGAGGCTGGCCAAGTGCAGGCGTGGACCCGCCACGTCagagagaccgggggggggggcatggggag
The genomic region above belongs to Pogona vitticeps strain Pit_001003342236 chromosome 14, PviZW2.1, whole genome shotgun sequence and contains:
- the CRYBB3 gene encoding beta-crystallin B3; protein product: MTEQHSPPEEMATAESPEEAGPTYKVTLYEMENFQGRKCELTEESPNLTEKDLEKVGSVRVEAGPWLGFERQAFSGEQFVLEKGDYPRWDSWSNSHSSDSLLSIRPLLIDSPDHKIHLFENINYGGRKMEIVEDDVPSLWAHGFQDRVASVKALNGIWVGYEYPGYRGRQYVFEKGEYRHWNEWDASQPFIQSLRRVRDQQWHKRGCFEES